From Rana temporaria chromosome 5, aRanTem1.1, whole genome shotgun sequence:
ttctatcgtgtgtatggggcctcactctgATTTGTTGCAACAACTCCATTCCATTTTCTTTAATCCAGTTTCTTAAATCAGCttctcactgttttttttttgtatatttaataCATGATTGCACTTATTTGACAGTTCTATCATGCAATAGCAAGTTTTTTTACTTGATCTTTTGAAACATTGAAAATCAATCACTCTACAGTATTTTTACTAGCACTGAAAAAtgcctttttacattaaaaagaaATCCCAGATCCACTATTATCAACCATTTTTTATGTATACCAGCCCCATGCACAGTCCATTATCATGTGTTAACTAATTGGCATCCAGGAAGAGCCGGCTAATTTATAAAACCTCTAACAGGTGCTGAAGGAGTAGTGGAAAGTTAGTTGTGCTTTGGGATGTAATTAGGTAAGTGCAGGAAATGGTTGTAGATTTCAGCATAGTCCTAGTAAAAAGTGCATGGTTCTATCTGCTATTGTAGGTGTGGTTATGCAGTAGGCATTTTGTAATTATTGAAAATATTAGCAGCTTTTGAGTGATTGGATATATAGCTTGATAATTTGTTTTTATCTTTGTTTTTCATAatcccttgtgtgtgtgtgttctgaaAAGGGTAGTCGTGTATACTTttgcttgtgtttattttttttagagcacTATAACTAAAAGGATCAATTCTTACTGTATTTACTGCAGAATGGATATGTTGCATCAATTCAATAATAAAAGGGTTGGTGCCTCTTTTTACATTGGCACACCAATGCTGATCATTAGACAGAGCaacttcagcctaggttcacattggagcgatttgtcacaAGCCTTGGTAAAggcactgatttttgtggtgccgcaccaatttgcaaaagtagtttctgcactactttttgctGATTTTTCAGATGCGATTTCAAtaaacatctgtgcatgaagccacacagatgtctatcaagtagcagctgaaattgtgctgaccttgctactttgaaattgcactacttcaagtgaagtagtgcgatttcaaagtagcatcaatgtgaaccagggctcaatctcAGAAATGGGTTTCAATAGGAACAAGTTCTAAGACCGAACTACAATTTATACAAGTATCTCAACTGCTCTACTAACTTACCGTGTGTGTCTCACAGCATGATTTATCACTGGTCCTGGGGGGACACCACTGAAATCTGGGgagcaaagcaccccccccccctagatccaGCACTACCCAATGCTTCTGTGACCCATTGTGGGGTTCTACAGTTGTTTAAATATATTAGATTGGAGGTCTATCTGCATAATTGTTTTGTCCTCAAATGATTGAGCAATAGTCTGGTATTGCTGTTCATGGGACATGCATAGTCACTAACTTAATGTTTTTACATGTTTTAGTAACTGCAATTAATGCAAGTCCTCTGAGGACCAGTTCACACTATAGaaatgcagtgtgtgtgtgtgtgtgtgtgtgtgtgtgtgtgtgtgtgtgtgtgtgtgtgtgtctctgtcatGATTTATCACTGGTCCTGGGGGGACACCACTGAAATCTGGGGGGCAAAGCACCCCCCCTAGATCCAGCACTACCCAATGCTTCTGTGACCCATTGTGGGGTTCTACAGTTGTTTAAATATATTAGATTGGAGGTCTATCTGCATAATTGTTTTGTCCTCAAATGATTGAGCAATAGTCTGGTATTGCTGTTCATGGGACATGCATAGTCACTAACTTGTTAATGTTTTTACATGTTTTAGTAACTGCAATTAATGCAAGTCCTCTGAGGACCAGTTCACACTATAGAAatgcagtgtgtgtatatatatatatatatatatatatatatatatatatatatatatatatatatatatatatatatatatatatatatatatatatatatataaaattatgcaGGGAGGAGCAACCTTCGGATCTGTGAAGGTGCATATAATGCGTTTTTATTTAGAATGTCAAAGGTTAAGAACTCATGTCAGGTTTTTAATGGTTGACTTGTTCAGTTATGAAAAATTTTCCTCTTGCTTCCTGTGGTCACCGAAGCTAAGTTGACTGGTAGTTGCTACAACATGCACCCACACAGCAATGAAAAATGTATTGGATTACAGATTTGTAGTCACTGTATGTAAAACCCCCTTCTGTAACAGTTTGGCACTTGCAGAAGCTATGTGGCACCATCCAAACTGATTCATCAACCAGAGCTGCTCCCACTATCAAGGGAATAAAGGGGTACTATCAACATTAAAAAATGGTCTGGGCTCTGAGGATTGGGAGGacagatgggacttcctattcaAAATCCTTGTCCCCTTAAGACTGCCTCATGCAATACAACATTTTTCATAGGGCATACATCACCCCTTATAGGCTACATATAATGAAAACCACCCTGTCCTTGGAGTGTTGGTGCTGTGCCCAGGCCCCGGGTGACttcatacatattttttggtcctgCCCTATAATCAATGTGTACTGGAATCAAATAACTTGTGCAATACAGGACATAGTGGGTAttgatataaccccccccccccccccaaccctacaGATATGTTTATTGGGATTGGTGGAAGAATTGGTCCCTAGGGTAGCAGAGAGAACTCTGCTCGGACTTCTCTTCTACGCCAGGAAAATTATTACACTtcgtttgggggggaaaaaacaggccCCGCCTTCCCTCCCTCTATGGAAGCCACACGTCAATGTATTATCTCTATAAAGACACTTATCTTCACAGGGGTTGCCCTAACAAAATGGTAGTGTGGGCCAAATGGTTAGCTGGATTAAAACGTTTATTAGATAAGTGTGTAATCCCCTCCTGATGGGGCTGTATCTGGTTCCCTCCTGATGTTTATCTTAATTTGCAGGTCATGATATTGCTGTTCCTCCTTTTTGAGTGCAAGCCAACTTGGTTATGCCTTGCCACGGCTCATATGTAGTAATTGGCAATGCATTGCACTGTACCATCTAAGTTGACCCCTGCGTGGGTCCTTTATTGAAGTTGTGGCTGGCtcttattaaagcagagttccaccgacatattgcatatatttatttttcaaaagccATCTGCTGCTATCATGTAATGCTGCATGCACTATTCTCAATCGCGCCActataatattttatttgtaaaactaACCTTAGATTTGGATGTGTTCGGTTCCGTCTTGCTAATGGGCATGCGAAGCCCACTAGGATATTCTTCTGGGATATGGTGCTGCTGAAtaaccagcatgcaccgccctttctcgtgcatgcgcagtaagcTAATTTAGCAGTGCAGGAAACTTCTCAGGTTGCCATCACAAAGTGCCCACCCTGCTTTGATGGCAACCATAAGCCTATCAAATTCTGGGATTCTAGCCCTCGGCGCTGCCCagtgactcctgggaaatgatgatgcTTTTTCCTGATTAATGTAAAGTTAATtttgtgggtggaactctgctttaagtagcATCTTGTCTGTATAAGTTGTATGTTTTTATATGCAAATTAAGATttaaaaaggagggggggtggggcttGCTCCCAGAGCAACTGACAGTCCAAAAGTCTAGTGGCACCAATGTAATGATGCTTATAGTATGGTGATTATTGGGGAAACCCCAATGCCTTCCTCCAGTCCTGATTTTGACTTGTAGAAGTTGTGGTTTACGTTATTTTTGGTCCCGTTTATGTAGGGGCACTTTTGCAGGCAAGGTTTTTCATGTTCTAAGTAATGGTGTGAaaagtgtgtttgtttgtttttgtttttttctttcttgtagtGTTTAAACAGTGACTTTCAACTGTTCTTTTGGCAGTTTCAAAAATGAACAGTTCAGCACCACCTCCTGAAAGTGGGCAGTATGCCACATCGCAGCAAAGGCCCTTCTTTTATGCACAACCAACGGCACAACTACCTTTCCCAAACCCTTGGTACCTTGCCCAACTTTACAATCCATACTGCATCTCTGGACCAGGTAAATGTGCACTTGATAAAAATTGCTTTCCATATACACTGAAATGTTTAGGAAAGCCAGAGCCCTTCAATACAGCTTTTACCaaaaattgtgttaaaaaaaacaaaaaaaaaaaacagggtttgCCAGCTTACTTGAGAGAGAATGCATGCCCCCGGCCAGTAACTACCAAACGATTACACTAAAATTATTATAAGCAGACACACAACACTAAATACCCACTGAATCCTAAAATATAACTGTACTGAGTAAATGAAGGTTTTGGAGCTCATTGACATGGGTGTTGTGGCCTGTACAGTATAAATTGGTGTGGGGCCACTCACTCATACTTGTCAAAATAAGACCTGTGTTTGTACAGCTGCTGCTTccccttagagcagtggttctcgactcctgtcctcaggacctataacaggccaggttttaagaGTATCCCTTGGAGATGCAGGCTAGAATACTGCAACCACtgagcagcgggggggggggggggggcagaacagcAAGGAGATGGGTGACTAGAGTGGTGGAAAGAGGGTGCAAATACTAGAACTGGTTCCCCTGCATTGAGGCTGGAGAGTAgttggcagcactgcaggggagCCACAAGATATGTCTGTACATTTACTGTCTTTGGcaggtccccccccctcccctttgaaCGGAAGAGGGcgtgctgtattgtatatctgtgtgtgggtttgttttttgttttgagggACACAGGTATTGAAACAGTTGGTTATACTGCTACCTACAAGAGGTTGGAATACTGTCCAACAAAAGATGGCCAGCCCCCCACTAATCAACCATCATTGTCCTAGGAGTcttgatgattttttattttcctccactGAACAAAATTGTTATACTGTATGCTTTGGCTTTTAAATAAATCTTGATTGCCGTCAAGATTCAtaagccaacttttttttttttctctgctgcttGAGCTAGTCAGCAGCACCTTTAGAAGCTCACATGGACCCTTTTCAACACTGAGGCACAAACTCAGAATGGGACTTTGATTTAATGGGCTCTGCCTTGTGGCGTTTTCAGGCCTTTGTTTGCTGTCAGATATCTGCATTACTCTCTTCAGTTCCAGAGTCATGACATCGTCTCTGGAATGAACctaatgcaagttttttttttttttttctctattaccATTGGAGAAGCTGGTTTTGAGCCACGTTCACATGACAAAATTTGACAGACTgttttctaactttttttttttttttttttttttttactttgatgttttttttttcattgtagaTGCTCCAGGAATCCATATTTTTAACTTCATTGCCAAGGTAGACCCTCTGGAGCAAATATTGGGATGCTTTAACTGTGGCAGCCTATTTGTTGGTGGGGCCTCGATCAAGATGCCCACTTGGCAGGGACTATACACGCAGGCCCTAGCAAAGCAGAAGGGTTTAAAATGGTTCAGGATTGTAACAGTCGCAATGGTTGAAAGTTTGGCACATAATCGAATGacgctttcagcatgtttctcAGTGTAATTTAATGTAAAGTTACTGTAGGACAGCCCCCGTTGGCGGGGTGGTGATATCTGAAATGGTCACACAGATCCGGCTCACCAGGGGGGAATTCCTTAGAAGGTCCCCTGTACTATCCCTACTAAACGGGAAcctttccctgcacaaaatgtccctAACCAGTGGGTCTCTAGTCCTGACCAGCCACTCTTATTATCATTTGGGCATGCTTTAATTAAAATCCACTACTTAAAGGCTCCCCTTATTAAGGTGGCCGCCTGAAATCTCTCATTGGATGCCTACATTCTCAGATGTCTAAATTggcagtgctatataagtacctgtaataaatttaaatatttttatcagGTCTTCCCCTTTTTTACTCATGGCACTCACTGTTTGCGTGCCCGTTTCTACATCTAGCCTTGATTCAGGCATGGGTTCTGTTTATAAAGCTCTCTGTACCTGTTAAGCCTCCTTCATGGCCATTCCACCCACCCCTCAGTTGGACTGCTTCTGGGTGTCCTGTTTCAGAATTTGCTTTCCTGTGTCCCTTAATGAACTAAAATTTGATACCATAAAAACTTCCAATGGTACAGGCCCTGCCTCTGTGCTACTGGGTTATGTATTTACTTTCACACAACTAAGGCATGGAAGCTGGGGACAAGGTTATACAGAGGGCTGTCTTAACACTTTTGTATGGCAGTGTCTCATCTTCCGGTAGGTGATAGTATAATACAACTGTTTAAAAATTCCTGTGTCCCTTAATTGAAGAAAAatcgtatctttttatttttgaaaatattacTACTGGTTCATACTTTTTAAAACCatatatgaaatttttttttttttttctttacaggttaCCGGGGGGGTAATCCATATATGCCCTATTATTCGGTCCCACTTCATGAGTATCCTGGATTTTATGTCCCTCAACAGCAAATGAACTTGCGAATGAACCGAAGACCTTATTTTAATCCTCATCCACCAGCCCCCATGTTTTACCATGCCACACGATTTAGGCACTACGCCAGTCCAGGGAGAAGAACTGAAACAAAAGAAACACAGACAGATCCAAGGCAGCCTGAATATATACCCAAAAAGCACCCAGGTACAGAAAGGGAAGACTGTGATAAAGGAAATGCAGTTTCCCATTCATCTGGCATCAGCACAGAGAATGGACACCTCCCGGAGACTGCTGAAACGACAATGTCTCCAGTGACGGCAATGCCAGAAAGAGACTTTGTCAAAAATGCCTGCAATTCAGCACAGTATCGAAATATGCCTCCAGGAAGCTTTGCATATGAGAAAGAGGAGGTAAGAATAGAGTATGGAAGTGGTTCTCCTGCTGCCATACAGATGTGGAAGTCTTATAAAGAAACTATACCAATATATGATGTGGCAGTAGTTAAAGAGATACCAGAAAATGTAGTGCAGCGTGATCTATTTTGTGAGGGTGTATTGTATGGCCCCCACACTGAAGAAAATATTGCAGTGCAGAGCATATCCTTCACAAACACAGAGGAGCGCAAGCAGTTGCCACCTCCTAAACTCTGCCTTGATGAAGTGCATGAAACCGAAACCCAGACTTTTGTGCAAGATGGTGAACCAAGGCCAGAATCGGCTAAGCAAGATAAACAAAACTCAAGACCAAAAATTCCACTAGAGGGAGAATCTCAGTCTATTCTTGCTGAACATGTTGATGCTGCATGTACTGTTTATGATGTCCACCAAGCAATTCACGATTCAGAGGAAACTGATACATCTGAAGAAGCAAGTGAAGAGCTTCTAGTTGGACTGGATACATGTCCAGAAAACGTGACTCAAAGCGAGTCTGTATGTAATGGAGAAATAAAGGTGGCAAATGCAAGTGTATGGGTAGAGGACTCTGTTCAAAAGTTTATTCCCTCGCCATCCTGGGTGGCCTGGATTGAAAATCAAGAAACAAATTATGACTATGATGTGTATATGTCTCAGAGAAGGCAAAAGCGCCCCAGTATATTGAGCATTACATCAGATGAGCTTTCATCTAGAGATGAGGGCTCGTCCATGGATAATGGTTCAGTTTCTTATTTTGTGCCAGATTATATGCTTCGAAAAGGCTTGTACGCTTTCCGACGAAGTGCAGAGAGCTCAGAAAAGGAGAAAATTCAAAGTGGTGGCTCTCTGAAAGAGGATGACGTTCCAGTGAAGCATGCCAGCAGCCGGTATGAAAAAGGCTGCGGCCCTTCTATTGGCCAAAACGTTAAAGGTGTTTCTAGCAGGAGCCGAAAAATTGGAGTACCCATTAGAGACTTAAACAAGAGAAAACTCTACTCTGTAAAAAAGAAACCAAGAAAGAGTCAATCTTTGTCTGAACCTGAAGATTCGGAAGAATATTGGGTACTGGAGGAAGAAAACTTGCACAAATTTGAGAAAGATGAGACAGATGAAGAATATTATTTTGAGGAAGATCGACCAAATGAGCAGCTGGACTTTTGTAAAACCAACTTCTTTAAGCAGATTGCTCAGCAAAGGATTTTGTGGAAACCACCAAAAGGAGCCTTTCCGGCCCATCTTGTTGGGTGGCCTGTCAGAGAAAAGCTTAAAGTAAAGAAAAAGAGTTTAACTGAAACTCTTGAGCAGGCACATAAACTTAAAGCATGTGACTATGCAAAGTATGAGAAGCCTGAGAGAGGATACAAAGAGGTGACCGACCTGAAGAAACCTCAGCATAAAACAGGTGGTAAGTTTAGTTGTTTTGAGTGTCAATACCATAAATATGAAGAAGATTCTTCTAACAGTCTGTGGAATGGACCAGTCAGAATGCTCTTCAAAAACACATTTTACAGGAATTGCTAGTGAATTTGAGTGCCACTTCAATTTTTCTTTCCCATAGCAAGGGGCTATTTGAATGTTTTATAACTGAATATTTGCAAAGTACGTTGTCTTGGATATAGAAAGTAATGCCAAATGAAACTTCTGTCAGTTTGttcagtaacttttttttttttttttttgtggtgataAACCGCAGTAACCAGTATGCCGTAACCTTTTATCTGCTTCAATTTAGGAAAATCCCAAAAGAAAACCTCTGGGGCAACTGTTGAAGAGTACTGGGTTGGAAGAGGTGCTAAGCCCAAATTCACAGAACCTGCATATTATCTGCAAGATACAACCAAAAGCCAAGAGCAAGGTAGTGTATGTGggtgttttttgtttaatttgatACAGTTTTGAGGAAATCATGTTCATGTACACAAACGAGAGGGCGAAACTGCAGTTtacaaactcatttttttttctcctgtaatctttaagatcgggggggggggggggaccactaTAGTATACATTGCCAAAGTTGTAAGGATTTGCAAAGACCAGTGCTACcagcctataaaaaggtgtcagaGGGTAAAGTGTCATAACCGGGGGGCTCAATTGAGCCAGAGGCAACCCAGAAGGCGGGCACacaacactgtatcctggcctagggcagcgctttgcaggggggcagcacagagtcCCTGCCAGCTTGCACTACACTGCAGGCAGCCGGCATTCTAcaactgtggggaggggggctcCGCTTCTCATTTTGACTGTCCcttcatcctggaccacaaaccttcctggCTGTGCTGTTTTcggctgcaccattggcatggttatatcttcttagtcctctctataatttttttttttttttttttttttttttttcatttttggatagagaaggattatagcccctgtcagtttttcttACCACCCCTGCCCCATTGCCaaacaggaggtgagaggaaatctatggaaattgagggaatccattgccccctgctctaggccctcagaactagtgtccccacttgaaaatgtcagggcgggtcttaaatggcaaggggtgtggccttgacaggaaggggcagATCATATttaaatgggggaggggggttgcacTAGTTTGGTCAGGCCCAGAGTAGCACAAAAAACTAAATGCACTCCCTAGCCATATAAAAGTCCTGACAGGTAGGTCCAAGAGCTAACCCAAGCAATCAAGGGCCATATACTAAAATGGCTATAAAATGGGCCCCAATGGCTTCATCATTGGGGGGGCCTCAAAAACCTCCAACAGGTTGCCGTACCGGGGGCTGGCCATTAACCCATACTTGTAAAAGAGGGGGGCTCCTGCGCTATCAGTGACTtaagctagggggcactgctgcaagcACTGGGTAATCTATCCTCgccataaaaaaattagaataaatAATGACTGCGCTGtataacaaaacaaacaaagaccGTGTGACTAATAGCCCACTGAAACTATAGGTAAATATGTGAACTACACACTACTAGAGGCAATGAAAGCATTTTATTACACAAGAAGTAATTACATCAACAGACATcaaagcaaaatgaaaaaaaaaaaaaaaatatatatatatctcactcaCACGCGTGATATCACTCAAACGTGATAAAAAGATGTCTATGTGATTGAACGATCTGGTAGCGTGCAAAAAAGTCTCTAGGAAGTGATCTTAAAACCAGACGTGAGTTGAGAGGAGGGATAGCTTTGGTGCAAACACCTCTTGTGGCCCCTAAATGCTCGCCTCATGGCTGTAGCATGGACAGCCAAAACGCCTCAGGTGTATCTTGGGTAGTACAAGAGACTTTATTGTAGCTGGAGGGCTCAGCACCAGGTTTACATATAAAAGAAACAGCAAAGGTGTATATATGGCGTAATACTGTGAGGACACTCCTGAAGATGATAAATCACATAACCATGCACTCTTGAGGACATGAATCGTGGGCCTGTCTCCAACGAGCGCCGGTTTCGTAAGTAATCCTGTGTGTCTCTTCCTCCTGGCTTCCCAATGTTATGAGATATATCACTCGGAGGATAATAATAAAGAAAGAGGAGGTACATCGCATAATCCTGCGATAGGAACATATTTAAATATtggtaaaacataataaaaacactcacatttaaagcggttctccaccctaaagtggagtcccactgatcggaaccctccccccctccgctgtcacatttgaca
This genomic window contains:
- the LOC120940368 gene encoding uncharacterized protein LOC120940368 isoform X2, yielding MVLSAIVVSKMNSSAPPPESGQYATSQQRPFFYAQPTAQLPFPNPWYLAQLYNPYCISGPGYRGGNPYMPYYSVPLHEYPGFYVPQQQMNLRMNRRPYFNPHPPAPMFYHATRFRHYASPGRRTETKETQTDPRQPEYIPKKHPGTEREDCDKGNAVSHSSGISTENGHLPETAETTMSPVTAMPERDFVKNACNSAQYRNMPPGSFAYEKEEVRIEYGSGSPAAIQMWKSYKETIPIYDVAVVKEIPENVVQRDLFCEGVLYGPHTEENIAVQSISFTNTEERKQLPPPKLCLDEVHETETQTFVQDGEPRPESAKQDKQNSRPKIPLEGESQSILAEHVDAACTVYDVHQAIHDSEETDTSEEASEELLVGLDTCPENVTQSESVCNGEIKVANASVWVEDSVQKFIPSPSWVAWIENQETNYDYDVYMSQRRQKRPSILSITSDELSSRDEGSSMDNGSVSYFVPDYMLRKGLYAFRRSAESSEKEKIQSGGSLKEDDVPVKHASSRYEKGCGPSIGQNVKGVSSRSRKIGVPIRDLNKRKLYSVKKKPRKSQSLSEPEDSEEYWVLEEENLHKFEKDETDEEYYFEEDRPNEQLDFCKTNFFKQIAQQRILWKPPKGAFPAHLVGWPVREKLKVKKKSLTETLEQAHKLKACDYAKYEKPERGYKEVTDLKKPQHKTGGKSQKKTSGATVEEYWVGRGAKPKFTEPAYYLQDTTKSQEQDKPPKKKGTRKSSSKRKQARTDTEEIETWEIPRSFLYRGHGLRKGGTRKK
- the LOC120940368 gene encoding uncharacterized protein LOC120940368 isoform X1, whose translation is MVLSAIVVSKMNSSAPPPESGQYATSQQRPFFYAQPTAQLPFPNPWYLAQLYNPYCISGPGYRGGNPYMPYYSVPLHEYPGFYVPQQQMNLRMNRRPYFNPHPPAPMFYHATRFRHYASPGRRTETKETQTDPRQPEYIPKKHPGTEREDCDKGNAVSHSSGISTENGHLPETAETTMSPVTAMPERDFVKNACNSAQYRNMPPGSFAYEKEEVRIEYGSGSPAAIQMWKSYKETIPIYDVAVVKEIPENVVQRDLFCEGVLYGPHTEENIAVQSISFTNTEERKQLPPPKLCLDEVHETETQTFVQDGEPRPESAKQDKQNSRPKIPLEGESQSILAEHVDAACTVYDVHQAIHDSEETDTSEEASEELLVGLDTCPENVTQSESVCNGEIKVANASVWVEDSVQKFIPSPSWVAWIENQETNYDYDVYMSQRRQKRPSILSITSDELSSRDEGSSMDNGSVSYFVPDYMLRKGLYAFRRSAESSEKEKIQSGGSLKEDDVPVKHASSRYEKGCGPSIGQNVKGVSSRSRKIGVPIRDLNKRKLYSVKKKPRKSQSLSEPEDSEEYWVLEEENLHKFEKDETDEEYYFEEDRPNEQLDFCKTNFFKQIAQQRILWKPPKGAFPAHLVGWPVREKLKVKKKSLTETLEQAHKLKACDYAKYEKPERGYKEVTDLKKPQHKTGGKSQKKTSGATVEEYWVGRGAKPKFTEPAYYLQDTTKSQEQGSVYKPPKKKGTRKSSSKRKQARTDTEEIETWEIPRSFLYRGHGLRKGGTRKK
- the LOC120940368 gene encoding uncharacterized protein LOC120940368 isoform X3, producing the protein MNSSAPPPESGQYATSQQRPFFYAQPTAQLPFPNPWYLAQLYNPYCISGPGYRGGNPYMPYYSVPLHEYPGFYVPQQQMNLRMNRRPYFNPHPPAPMFYHATRFRHYASPGRRTETKETQTDPRQPEYIPKKHPGTEREDCDKGNAVSHSSGISTENGHLPETAETTMSPVTAMPERDFVKNACNSAQYRNMPPGSFAYEKEEVRIEYGSGSPAAIQMWKSYKETIPIYDVAVVKEIPENVVQRDLFCEGVLYGPHTEENIAVQSISFTNTEERKQLPPPKLCLDEVHETETQTFVQDGEPRPESAKQDKQNSRPKIPLEGESQSILAEHVDAACTVYDVHQAIHDSEETDTSEEASEELLVGLDTCPENVTQSESVCNGEIKVANASVWVEDSVQKFIPSPSWVAWIENQETNYDYDVYMSQRRQKRPSILSITSDELSSRDEGSSMDNGSVSYFVPDYMLRKGLYAFRRSAESSEKEKIQSGGSLKEDDVPVKHASSRYEKGCGPSIGQNVKGVSSRSRKIGVPIRDLNKRKLYSVKKKPRKSQSLSEPEDSEEYWVLEEENLHKFEKDETDEEYYFEEDRPNEQLDFCKTNFFKQIAQQRILWKPPKGAFPAHLVGWPVREKLKVKKKSLTETLEQAHKLKACDYAKYEKPERGYKEVTDLKKPQHKTGGKSQKKTSGATVEEYWVGRGAKPKFTEPAYYLQDTTKSQEQGSVYKPPKKKGTRKSSSKRKQARTDTEEIETWEIPRSFLYRGHGLRKGGTRKK